A window of Vidua chalybeata isolate OUT-0048 chromosome 27, bVidCha1 merged haplotype, whole genome shotgun sequence contains these coding sequences:
- the LSM7 gene encoding U6 snRNA-associated Sm-like protein LSm7, with product MASGGGGGGAGKMADKEKKKKESILDLSKYIDKTIRVKFQGGREASGVLKGFDPLLNLVLDGTIEYMRDPDDQFKLTEDTRQLGLVVCRGTSVVLICPQDGMEAIPNPFIQQQDG from the exons ATGGCGAGtggcggcggcggtggcggcgcgGGGAAGATGGCG GataaggagaagaagaagaaggagagcATCTTGGATCTCTCCAAGTACATCGACAAGACCATCCGGGTGAAGTTCCAGGGCGGGCGGGAAG CAAGTGGTGTCTTGAAAGGGTTTGACCCTCTTCTGAACCTTGTGCTGGATGGTACCATTGAGTATATGCGAG ATCCAGATGATCAATTTAAATTAACAGAAGACACACGTCAGCTGGGACTTGTGGTTTGCAGAGGGACTTCTGTGGTTCTGATTTGTCCACAGGATGGAATGGAAGCTATTCCAAACCCTTTCATTCAGCAGCAAGATGGCTAA
- the LOC128800778 gene encoding kelch-like protein 24, producing MEPAQEPQELGPQTEMIADTILEVGERLFQVSRRVLSVHSRYFEAMFFGGARESSEQHIVIKGVDAVPFQALLEFTRTAQVLIGQENVTSLLETADFFQFDRVKLLCEKFLERELHVSNCLGLMTYSQQFAFTELYVSAMNVALTHWGDVICQEEFKALPKEMLVQLLKSDDLFISREDVVFDSIMIWIMEDPATREDEFLDLMGEVRVTFLSLSFLDILVKRSKRAGETDIFSRLIKKLDSCPPPSWQNPKLCPYAGRSYDTLYVLGGKHDKEQQELFLFQPKTGNWQACSPLQRRNLTQYAVAAVGSFLFVTGGYFRDEFVWYSVDWVLIYNCLENCWLEGPAMKKSRNSHCAVGVGLYLYVLGGSTDEGIIPAVERMALMESEWESMSPMVQPVERGDAASVGTSIYVVCGLDENGHVYDGVQRLNTETDSWDVISFSPLPRYDLCITSLNGALYTVGGEAFRFDVETDEWTQVNEECLTQKFFMGCSTVNGQIYLLGQRKGNSTLPIVVLFDPYTDVCQVIDNKLPCPLPIHGCVSVRRFDTWA from the exons ATGGAGCCTGCACAAGAGCCACAGGAGCTGGGACCTCAGACAGAAATGATTGCGGACACAATTCTTGAGGTTGGAGAGAGACTTTTCCAGGTCAGCCGTAGGGTGCTTTCAGTACACAGTCGATACTTTGAAGCCATGTTTTTTGGAGGAGCAAGAGAGAGCTCTGAACAGCACATAGTGATCAAAGGGGTTGATGCAGTGCCATTTCAGGCACTACTTGAGTTCACTCGCACAGCCCAAGTGCTCATAGGTCAAGAAAATGTGACCAGCTTACTGGAAACggctgatttttttcagtttgacaGGGTGAAACTGTTGTGTGAGAAATTTCTGGAGAGAGAACTGCATGTTTCAAACTGCCTTGGCCTGATGACCTACTCACAGCAATTTGCCTTTACAGAGTTGTATGTGTCTGCTATGAATGTGGCTCTCACTCACTGGGGGGATGTGATATGCCAGGAAGAATTTAAGGCATTACCCAAAGAAATGCTGGTGCAGCTCCTGAAGAGTGATGACCTCTTCATTTCAAGAGAGGATGTGGTTTTTGACAGTATTATGATTTGGATAATGGAGGACCCAGCAACAAGAGAGGACGAATTTCTGGATTTGATGGGCGAAGTCAGGGTCACTTTTCTGAGTTTGTCCTTCCTTGATATCTTGGTGAAACGCAGCAAGCGTGCTGGAGAGACAGATATCTTTTCCAGACTAATAAAGAAGTTAGACAGCTGTCCCCCACCCAGCTGGCAAAATCCGAAACTGTGTCCTTATGCTGGCCGGAGCTATGACACCTTATATGTCCTGGGAGGAAAGCATGACAAAGAACAGCaagaattatttctctttcaacCTAAAACAGGGAACTGGCAGGCTTGTTCTCCACTGCAGCGCAGGAACCTCACCCAGTATGCAGTGGCAGCAGTAG GGAGCTTCCTTTTTGTGACAGGAGGATATTTCCGGGATGAGTTTGTGTGGTACAGTGTGGATTGGGTGCTCATCTACAACTGCTTGGAGAATTGCTGGCTGGAAGGGCCAGCCATGAAGAAGTCCCGCAATAGCCACTGTGCAGTAGGAGTAGGGCTCTACTTGTATGTTCTCGGAGGGAGCACAGATGAAGGGATAATCCCAGCAGTGGAGCGCATGGCTTTGATGGAGTCAGAGTGGGAAAGCATGAGTCCTATGGTTCAGCCTGTGGAGAGAGGTGACGCGGCCAGTGTGGGAACCAGCATCTATGTGGTCTGTGGCCTGGATGAGAATGGACATGTATATGATGGAGTGCAAAGGCTGAACACGGAGACAGACAGCTGGGATGTCATCTCGTTCTCACCTCTTCCAAG GTATGACCTCTGCATCACATCCCTGAATGGGGCTCTGTACACTGTAGGAGGGGAAGCTTTTCGATTTGATGTGGAGACAGATGAATGGACCCAGGTGAATGAGGAATGCTTGACCCAGAAGTTCTTCATGGGATGCAGCACTGTGAATGGACAAATTTATCTCCTTGGACAGAGGAAGGGAAACAGCACCCTCCCCATTGTAGTCCTCTTTGATCCCTACACTGATGTGTGCCAGGTCATAGATAACAAACTCCCTTGCCCCCTTCCTATTCATGGCTGTGTCTCTGTGCGAAGATTTGATACGTGGGCATAA